A genome region from Paradevosia shaoguanensis includes the following:
- a CDS encoding M48 family metalloprotease gives MTGLRRVLFGLRGGLLLPAVAVLAACTNLFPQSQISVTQTGQNNAPAVAVPSGTDPSDAVIGLREHPRIIASYGGIYSDRPAEIMLARIVGRLMTAANQPNSKFTITILDSSEVNAFALPGGYVYVTRGILALANDSSELAAVLAHEMAHVILRHARARTNRARTNEVVDKVITSVFGGNTQTDQSVQRAKVSMAAFSQQQELEADREGIMIAGKAGYDPYAASRFLGVMSRFAKFAAGNSGQGDDFLSSHPSTPDRIQKAIETARGSFGAPGSGETDRDTYMAGIDGLTFGPSPTQGSIVGRKFVHPGNKFTFTVPAGYTLQNSQNAVVGVAGDGEAVRFDSAEVPPTVSLVDYLKSGWIAGLDAASVKAESYNGIDMASGVARTDQWAFRVSVMRFDGVVYRFIFAAKSDSNRFAQGAAETLRSFRRAAGNDLSTVRRVALKIVTARAGDTAAGLAQQMSGLTRGNDLFYVLNNLLPGDPLVAGQKYKIVTLQ, from the coding sequence ATGACGGGTTTGCGGCGAGTTCTGTTTGGTCTGCGTGGTGGCCTGCTCCTCCCGGCGGTCGCTGTGCTGGCGGCCTGCACCAACCTCTTCCCCCAATCGCAGATTTCGGTGACGCAGACGGGCCAGAACAACGCGCCCGCCGTCGCCGTGCCTTCGGGCACCGATCCCTCCGACGCCGTGATCGGCCTGCGCGAGCATCCGCGCATCATCGCCTCCTATGGCGGCATCTATTCGGACCGCCCGGCCGAGATCATGCTGGCCCGTATCGTCGGCCGGCTGATGACGGCGGCCAACCAGCCCAATTCCAAGTTCACCATCACCATCCTCGATTCCTCCGAGGTCAACGCCTTCGCCCTGCCCGGCGGCTATGTCTATGTCACGCGCGGTATTCTGGCGCTGGCCAATGACTCGAGCGAACTGGCGGCCGTGCTGGCCCACGAAATGGCGCACGTGATCCTGCGCCATGCCCGTGCCCGCACCAACCGCGCCCGCACCAACGAAGTGGTCGACAAGGTCATCACCTCGGTCTTCGGCGGCAATACCCAGACCGACCAGTCGGTACAGCGCGCCAAGGTATCGATGGCTGCCTTCAGCCAGCAGCAGGAGCTCGAGGCGGACCGCGAAGGCATCATGATCGCCGGCAAGGCGGGCTACGATCCCTATGCCGCCTCTCGGTTCCTCGGCGTAATGAGCCGTTTCGCCAAGTTCGCGGCCGGCAATTCCGGCCAGGGCGACGACTTCCTCTCCTCGCACCCCTCGACACCCGACCGCATCCAGAAGGCCATCGAAACAGCCCGAGGCTCGTTCGGCGCCCCGGGAAGCGGCGAGACCGATCGCGATACCTATATGGCCGGCATCGACGGGCTGACCTTCGGCCCGAGCCCGACGCAAGGCTCGATCGTGGGCCGCAAGTTCGTCCATCCGGGCAACAAGTTCACCTTCACCGTGCCCGCTGGCTATACGCTGCAGAATTCGCAGAACGCCGTGGTAGGCGTGGCCGGCGATGGCGAAGCCGTGCGCTTCGACAGCGCCGAGGTACCGCCGACGGTTTCGCTGGTCGACTATCTCAAGTCGGGCTGGATCGCGGGGCTGGATGCGGCAAGCGTCAAGGCCGAGAGCTATAACGGCATCGATATGGCCTCGGGCGTGGCACGCACCGACCAATGGGCGTTCCGCGTCTCGGTGATGCGCTTCGACGGCGTGGTCTACCGCTTCATCTTCGCGGCGAAATCGGACAGCAACCGCTTCGCCCAGGGCGCCGCCGAAACGCTGCGCAGCTTCCGCCGCGCGGCGGGGAACGATCTCTCGACGGTACGGCGCGTGGCGCTCAAGATCGTGACGGCACGGGCCGGCGACACGGCTGCCGGGCTGGCGCAGCAGATGAGCGGACTGACGCGGGGGAATGACCTGTTCTACGTGCTCAACAACCTGCTGCCGGGCGATCCGCTGGTGGCGGGGCAGAAGTACAAGATCGTTACGCTGCAGTAG
- a CDS encoding PAS domain-containing protein, with the protein MSAADMTALIEGEGTIGTWVWDFKSDFVTGSPGMQKIMGHPQSPQISFRMYESLVHPDDRARMGDAGEFLVSHATGEHRFRILRPTGEIRWLRTRGIVIHSTLGEPLKMVGVVFDITDVRKWHEAYQQEAGLLAVIRELFDVVVSKVGADGAVVDLMEWRALTGAVGGDHLGWKRLEAVHPDDREQVKTAWASAIAGRHRYASEYRAIMADGSFVAALSRGAPIFDPRGEIANWICVSSIKATSTPIAAEAELSAAQVRAARAFLGWTKEQLAIAAGVSLSTVRRTEASPRSVGPGVLAQIRRCFEEAKVTFTAESNGKRGVLGPPPHDARRPRTSNKR; encoded by the coding sequence ATGTCCGCCGCGGACATGACAGCTCTGATCGAGGGCGAGGGTACCATTGGTACCTGGGTTTGGGACTTCAAGTCGGACTTCGTCACCGGGTCACCCGGAATGCAAAAGATCATGGGGCACCCCCAATCGCCCCAGATCAGCTTCAGGATGTACGAATCCCTGGTACATCCGGACGACCGGGCCCGCATGGGGGACGCCGGTGAATTCCTGGTGAGCCACGCGACGGGCGAGCATCGTTTCCGCATCCTTCGTCCGACAGGCGAAATCCGATGGCTGCGAACGCGCGGAATCGTAATCCATTCGACGCTCGGCGAGCCACTCAAGATGGTCGGTGTGGTTTTCGACATCACCGATGTCAGAAAATGGCATGAAGCCTATCAGCAGGAAGCAGGCTTGCTGGCAGTCATCAGAGAACTGTTTGACGTTGTCGTGAGCAAGGTTGGCGCTGATGGCGCGGTGGTCGACCTCATGGAATGGCGTGCCCTAACGGGGGCTGTCGGCGGCGACCATCTGGGCTGGAAGCGGCTGGAGGCGGTCCACCCCGATGACCGAGAGCAGGTTAAGACGGCCTGGGCATCCGCCATAGCGGGACGCCATAGATATGCTTCCGAATACCGCGCAATCATGGCGGATGGCTCTTTCGTGGCCGCCCTTTCGCGGGGTGCGCCGATCTTTGATCCTCGCGGCGAGATTGCAAATTGGATCTGTGTCAGTTCCATCAAGGCAACAAGCACGCCTATCGCCGCGGAAGCCGAACTCAGTGCGGCGCAGGTGCGCGCGGCAAGAGCGTTCCTCGGCTGGACCAAGGAGCAGCTTGCGATCGCCGCCGGCGTCTCTCTATCGACCGTGCGCCGCACCGAAGCCTCTCCTCGGAGCGTTGGCCCGGGGGTTCTCGCCCAAATTCGGCGCTGCTTTGAAGAGGCGAAGGTGACCTTCACCGCGGAAAGTAACGGCAAGCGAGGAGTCCTCGGGCCACCGCCCCACGACGCTCGCCGCCCACGAACTTCGAACAAGCGTTAG
- a CDS encoding GFA family protein: protein MTTLPLTGGCQCGAVRFACDAEPQNVHVCHCRMCQKAVGGPFAVICPVLKTAFRVTRGEIAWFRSSELARRGFCRDCGTPMIFDYPEFPDIGVLSGCFDQPERVPPVIQYGNESRVGWYAHLSELPGERPTYSEDPMGYLPRIKASNRQHPDHDTQTWPPADREA from the coding sequence ATGACCACATTGCCGCTGACCGGCGGTTGCCAATGCGGCGCCGTGCGCTTTGCCTGCGACGCCGAACCCCAGAACGTGCACGTCTGCCATTGCCGCATGTGCCAGAAGGCCGTGGGCGGGCCGTTCGCCGTGATCTGCCCGGTGCTCAAGACCGCCTTCCGCGTCACGCGCGGCGAGATCGCCTGGTTCCGCAGCTCCGAACTCGCCCGCCGCGGCTTCTGCCGCGATTGCGGCACGCCCATGATCTTCGACTACCCCGAATTTCCCGATATCGGCGTCCTCTCCGGCTGCTTCGACCAACCCGAACGCGTGCCGCCCGTCATCCAGTACGGCAACGAAAGCCGCGTCGGCTGGTACGCCCACCTCTCCGAACTCCCCGGCGAGCGCCCCACCTATTCGGAAGACCCGATGGGCTACCTGCCCCGGATAAAAGCCTCCAACCGCCAGCACCCCGACCACGATACGCAGACCTGGCCGCCGGCGGACCGCGAGGCCTAG
- a CDS encoding thermonuclease family protein: MAKLRALARQRESLTNVRLSRSRTITFGAMADDFCLNCVQSAVIRRVGPDLLKASLLSIAALAALSLPATAEGCGELRDGPRGRVTEVTDGDTVHLDNGLIVRLVGTQAPKLALGRPGFEDWPLGHEAKSALAELALGKPVLLRYGGEERDRYGRVLAQMFVRDGEQEIWAQGAMVASGLARVYSYADNRACLASLLAAEARARAERLGIWRDPYYSILMAERPEMLTGRQGQYELVEGRVLVAGKASGRVYLNFGRNWKDDFTAVIGERALPLFAESGLDPLALGGAFIRVRGWVDDKDGPRIEVTHPEQIEVLATQ; this comes from the coding sequence ATGGCCAAGCTTAGAGCATTGGCGCGACAACGTGAATCCCTGACGAATGTTCGGCTTTCCCGCTCACGGACGATCACTTTTGGCGCAATGGCGGATGATTTTTGCCTTAATTGCGTGCAATCTGCCGTGATCCGTCGAGTGGGGCCCGATTTGCTCAAAGCCAGTCTTCTCAGCATTGCCGCGCTGGCAGCTCTGTCGCTGCCCGCGACTGCCGAGGGTTGTGGCGAGCTGCGCGACGGCCCGCGCGGCCGCGTGACTGAAGTCACGGACGGCGACACGGTGCATCTCGACAACGGCCTCATCGTCCGCCTCGTCGGCACGCAGGCGCCCAAGCTGGCGCTCGGCCGACCGGGCTTCGAGGATTGGCCGCTCGGACACGAGGCCAAAAGCGCGCTGGCCGAGCTTGCGCTGGGGAAGCCGGTGCTGCTGCGTTATGGCGGGGAAGAGCGCGACCGCTATGGGCGGGTGCTGGCGCAGATGTTCGTACGCGACGGCGAACAGGAAATCTGGGCGCAGGGCGCCATGGTGGCCTCGGGGCTCGCCCGGGTCTATTCCTACGCCGACAACCGTGCCTGCCTTGCATCACTGCTGGCCGCAGAAGCCCGTGCGCGCGCCGAGAGGCTTGGAATCTGGCGCGATCCCTACTACAGCATCCTTATGGCCGAACGGCCCGAGATGCTGACCGGGCGCCAGGGGCAATATGAGCTCGTGGAAGGCCGCGTCCTCGTGGCCGGCAAGGCGAGCGGACGGGTCTATCTCAACTTCGGCCGCAACTGGAAAGATGATTTTACCGCCGTGATCGGTGAGCGGGCATTGCCGCTTTTTGCCGAGAGCGGCCTCGACCCGCTGGCGCTGGGGGGCGCGTTTATCCGGGTTCGTGGATGGGTTGACGATAAGGACGGGCCGCGGATCGAGGTCACGCATCCCGAACAGATTGAGGTTTTGGCCACACAATGA
- a CDS encoding helicase-related protein, producing the protein MDASLPSQSLKAVLGPTNTGKTWFAIERMLAHSSGMIGLPLRLLAREVYNRVVDRVGQQAVALVTGEERIVPPRARYWVCTVEAMPTDMPVECVAIDEVQTAIDFDRGHIFTNRILHARGISETLLMGSATMAPVIRQLLPHAEIIHRPRLSALTYAGSRKISRQPERSAIVAFSAAQVYAIAELIRRERGGAAVVMGALSPRTRNAQVELYQSGEVDFLVATDAIGMGLNLDVHHVAFADDTKFDGRQTRPLTPAEFGQIAGRAGRHVRNGTFGVTGGTDPFEEELIAQLEAHDFEPVKILQWRSTELDFASIDSLRRSLDSTPRHRALTRAPTAVDQIALEFVARNEAGRLATDAKSVQLLWEVCQTPDYRDISPAHHGEIVTRLYSDLRKRGFLDPDWIAEQVRFCDNISGDIDTLSNRIRQIRTWTFVANRKNWLEDPTHWRETTRDIEDRLSDALHEKLIQRFVDRRTSVLIRHLKDRRMVSPQINDRGEVSLEGHLIGTIEGFRFTLARSDGDGDAKGLRAAADSAVAPEIRNRAERLSGAPNEEIVLATDGRLRWRGEVVGELVEGDHILRPRVLVLADESLTGPELERVQDRLGLWLRHHVNTQLEPIAALAEPADLDGAARGIAFQLSEHLGILPRQAVADEVKGLDQDVRAKMRKHGIKFGAYHIYLPLSLKPAPRELALVLYALKNGGIRQPGVADLPHIVLSGRTSFEIDPAVNPKLYEIAGFKVAGKRAVRVDILERLADIIRPLIALDARTHSGELPPGAAEANGFRVTVEMTSLLGCAGEEFASILSALGYRVRRTPKAPAVVEGAAEAPAEALLETGETPEQIESDLVAVDEVAEAEAPVEETTLGVAEAAPAETVATDAEAAAPAEPEFDEVWFPAGRRPDNRRHNNHARQGNAAGEGAGEGESRGRRDNNNRKPRFEKGQRFDAPRGERSGGAPREERRFDKPRKFDNAGKGGKSFDRPREKREPTFDPDSPFAALLALKNPKSE; encoded by the coding sequence ATGGACGCCTCCCTTCCCTCCCAGTCGCTCAAGGCCGTCCTTGGGCCGACCAATACCGGCAAGACCTGGTTTGCCATCGAGCGCATGCTGGCGCATTCCTCCGGCATGATCGGGCTGCCACTGCGCCTGCTCGCGCGCGAGGTCTATAACCGCGTGGTCGACCGGGTCGGGCAACAGGCCGTGGCGCTGGTGACGGGCGAAGAGCGCATCGTGCCGCCCCGCGCGCGCTACTGGGTGTGCACGGTCGAAGCCATGCCGACCGACATGCCGGTCGAATGCGTGGCGATCGACGAGGTGCAGACGGCGATCGATTTCGACCGCGGCCACATCTTCACCAACCGCATCCTCCATGCCCGCGGCATATCCGAGACCCTGCTCATGGGCTCGGCCACCATGGCCCCGGTCATCCGCCAGTTGCTGCCGCATGCCGAGATCATCCACCGGCCGCGCCTTTCCGCGCTTACCTATGCCGGCTCGCGGAAAATTTCGCGCCAGCCCGAGCGCTCGGCCATCGTCGCCTTCTCGGCGGCGCAGGTTTACGCCATCGCCGAACTCATCCGCCGCGAGCGCGGCGGGGCCGCCGTGGTCATGGGCGCGCTGTCGCCCCGTACCCGCAACGCGCAGGTCGAACTCTACCAGAGCGGGGAAGTGGATTTCCTCGTCGCCACTGACGCCATCGGCATGGGCCTCAATCTCGACGTCCACCACGTCGCCTTTGCCGACGACACCAAGTTCGACGGCCGCCAGACCCGCCCGCTGACCCCGGCCGAGTTCGGCCAGATCGCGGGCCGCGCCGGGCGTCACGTGCGCAACGGCACGTTTGGCGTTACCGGCGGCACGGACCCCTTCGAGGAAGAACTCATCGCCCAGCTTGAGGCCCATGACTTCGAGCCGGTCAAGATTCTGCAATGGCGCAGTACGGAGCTGGATTTCGCGTCCATCGATTCGCTGCGCCGTTCGCTCGATTCGACCCCGCGGCACAGGGCCCTGACCCGTGCGCCGACCGCGGTCGACCAGATTGCGCTCGAATTCGTCGCCCGCAACGAAGCGGGGCGGCTCGCAACCGACGCGAAATCCGTACAATTGCTCTGGGAAGTGTGCCAGACGCCCGATTACCGGGACATCTCCCCGGCTCATCATGGCGAAATTGTCACACGTCTCTATTCCGATCTCAGAAAGCGCGGGTTTCTCGACCCCGATTGGATTGCCGAGCAGGTACGGTTCTGCGACAATATCAGCGGCGACATTGACACCCTGTCGAACAGGATCAGGCAGATACGAACCTGGACCTTCGTCGCCAACCGCAAAAATTGGCTTGAAGACCCAACGCATTGGCGCGAAACAACCCGTGACATAGAGGACAGGTTATCCGACGCACTTCACGAAAAGCTGATCCAGCGTTTCGTGGACCGCAGGACGAGCGTTCTTATCCGTCACCTGAAAGACAGACGCATGGTATCTCCGCAAATCAACGACCGGGGTGAAGTTTCCCTGGAAGGCCACCTCATCGGAACGATCGAAGGCTTCCGCTTTACGCTCGCCCGATCAGACGGTGACGGAGACGCCAAGGGGCTCCGTGCCGCGGCCGACAGCGCCGTCGCGCCCGAAATCCGCAACCGTGCGGAGCGCCTCTCGGGCGCGCCGAACGAAGAAATCGTCCTGGCGACCGACGGCCGCCTGCGCTGGCGCGGCGAAGTGGTGGGCGAGCTGGTCGAGGGCGACCATATCCTGCGCCCGCGCGTGCTCGTTCTTGCCGACGAATCGCTGACCGGGCCCGAGCTTGAGCGCGTGCAGGATCGTCTCGGCCTCTGGCTGCGCCATCACGTCAATACCCAGCTCGAGCCGATCGCGGCTCTGGCCGAACCCGCCGATCTCGACGGGGCGGCGCGCGGCATCGCCTTCCAGCTCTCCGAGCATCTGGGCATCCTGCCGCGCCAGGCGGTGGCCGACGAGGTCAAGGGGCTCGACCAGGACGTGCGCGCCAAGATGCGCAAGCACGGCATCAAGTTCGGCGCCTACCACATCTACCTGCCCTTGAGCCTCAAGCCCGCTCCGCGCGAGCTGGCGCTGGTGCTCTACGCGCTCAAGAATGGCGGCATCCGCCAGCCGGGCGTGGCGGACCTACCGCACATCGTGCTCTCGGGCCGCACATCGTTCGAGATCGATCCGGCCGTCAATCCCAAGCTCTATGAGATCGCCGGCTTCAAGGTGGCGGGCAAGCGTGCCGTGCGCGTCGATATTCTCGAGCGCCTTGCCGATATCATCCGTCCGCTGATCGCGCTCGATGCGCGCACCCATTCGGGCGAGTTGCCCCCGGGCGCCGCCGAGGCCAATGGCTTCCGCGTCACCGTGGAAATGACCTCGCTCCTCGGCTGCGCCGGCGAAGAATTCGCCTCGATCCTCTCCGCGCTCGGCTATCGCGTGCGCCGCACTCCCAAGGCTCCGGCCGTGGTGGAAGGCGCTGCCGAAGCTCCCGCCGAAGCGCTGCTGGAGACCGGCGAGACGCCCGAGCAGATCGAGTCCGATCTCGTGGCAGTCGATGAAGTCGCCGAGGCCGAAGCTCCGGTCGAAGAGACGACGCTTGGCGTTGCTGAAGCCGCGCCTGCTGAAACCGTGGCCACCGATGCCGAGGCCGCCGCGCCTGCCGAGCCCGAATTCGACGAAGTCTGGTTCCCGGCCGGCCGCCGACCCGACAATCGCCGTCACAACAACCACGCTCGCCAGGGCAATGCCGCGGGCGAGGGGGCAGGCGAAGGTGAAAGCCGCGGCCGTCGCGACAACAACAATCGCAAGCCGCGCTTCGAAAAGGGCCAGCGGTTCGATGCGCCGCGTGGCGAGCGCAGCGGCGGTGCTCCGCGCGAAGAGCGCCGGTTCGACAAGCCGCGCAAGTTCGACAATGCGGGCAAGGGCGGCAAGAGCTTCGATCGTCCGCGCGAAAAGCGCGAACCGACTTTCGACCCGGATTCGCCGTTCGCAGCATTGCTGGCGCTCAAGAATCCCAAGTCCGAGTAA
- a CDS encoding RNA-binding S4 domain-containing protein, producing the protein MPESRQRLDKWLFFSRAVKSRTLAQKLIESGAVRVNSERTLSTDHRVGAGDVLTMTVHTRLLVWKILDPGQRRGPAPEAALLYEDLSPPALPRADRIPAVAERDAGAGRPTKKERRDTDRLKGE; encoded by the coding sequence ATGCCGGAGAGCCGCCAGCGTCTGGACAAGTGGCTCTTCTTCTCGCGCGCGGTCAAATCGCGCACGCTCGCGCAAAAGCTGATTGAAAGTGGCGCCGTTCGGGTCAATTCCGAACGGACCCTTTCTACTGATCACCGGGTCGGCGCGGGCGACGTGCTGACCATGACGGTCCACACGCGCCTCCTCGTCTGGAAAATCCTCGACCCCGGCCAGCGCCGCGGCCCGGCCCCCGAAGCCGCCCTCCTCTACGAAGACCTCTCCCCACCCGCGCTCCCCCGCGCCGACCGAATCCCGGCGGTCGCCGAACGCGATGCCGGGGCTGGGCGCCCGACCAAGAAGGAACGCCGGGACACCGATCGTCTCAAGGGCGAGTAG
- the fdxA gene encoding ferredoxin FdxA — MTYVVTDNCIRCKYMDCVEVCPVDCFYEGENMLVIHPDECIDCGVCEPECPAEAIKPDTESGLDKWLEINSKYANTWPNITEKRDAPADAKEMDGVADKFEKYFSEAPGEGD; from the coding sequence ATGACCTACGTCGTCACGGATAACTGCATTCGCTGCAAATACATGGATTGTGTCGAGGTTTGCCCCGTCGACTGTTTCTATGAAGGCGAGAACATGCTGGTGATCCACCCGGACGAGTGTATCGACTGCGGTGTGTGCGAGCCGGAATGCCCGGCCGAGGCCATCAAGCCCGATACCGAAAGCGGTCTCGACAAGTGGCTTGAAATCAATTCCAAGTACGCCAATACATGGCCCAACATCACCGAAAAGCGGGACGCTCCGGCGGACGCCAAGGAGATGGACGGGGTGGCTGACAAGTTCGAGAAATATTTCTCGGAAGCTCCCGGCGAAGGCGACTGA
- a CDS encoding methyl-accepting chemotaxis protein codes for MNAISRSQAIIEFALDGTVLTANDNFLAVMGYRLPEIQGQHHRLFVEPTYAQSAEYRLFWETLGRGDYQAAEYKRLGKGGREVWLQASYNPILGPDGKPLRIVKFATDVTAGKVAGADAAGQLAAIGKSQAVIEFTPSGEIITANANFCAALGYRLEEIRGRHHRMFVQPDYAASGAYRDFWNALAGGEYQAAEFLRIGKGGRHVWIQASYNPILDLNGSVSKVVKYATDVTDRKMAVNMLGEGLARLAEGNLTTNIATTFAGELDTVRVAFNETVRQFSDIVLKLRRTSGSLKTATGEILAGANDLSERSTRQAAAIEETSAAMDQLASTVLDNAKRADVANATAEAAFEAAEHGGQVMREAKDAMNRITESSGKISNIIGMIDDIAFQTNLLALNASVEAARAGDAGKGFAVVAIEVRRLAQSAATASGEVKALIEQSANEVRSGTKLVSEAAEGLARMLEGVKENARLINGIATASQEQSAAIAQVGTAVRQMDEMTQHNAALVEQTNAAIEQTEAQARELDAIVDVFEIEAVSSPSSSHRKRDTGDGKARAGYLKPVAVGQDWSEF; via the coding sequence ATGAACGCGATTTCGCGGTCACAGGCCATTATTGAGTTTGCACTCGACGGGACGGTATTGACCGCCAATGACAATTTTCTGGCGGTCATGGGTTATCGCCTCCCCGAAATTCAGGGACAGCATCATCGTCTCTTCGTCGAACCCACCTACGCGCAGAGCGCAGAATATCGTCTGTTTTGGGAAACGCTGGGGCGGGGGGATTACCAGGCCGCCGAGTACAAGCGTCTTGGGAAGGGTGGACGGGAGGTCTGGCTTCAGGCCAGCTACAATCCCATTCTGGGCCCGGACGGGAAGCCTCTGAGAATTGTGAAGTTCGCCACCGACGTAACGGCCGGAAAGGTCGCTGGCGCGGACGCCGCAGGGCAGCTCGCGGCCATAGGCAAGTCGCAGGCCGTGATCGAATTTACGCCATCCGGTGAGATCATCACGGCCAATGCGAACTTCTGCGCCGCGCTGGGCTACCGTCTGGAAGAGATCAGGGGGCGGCACCATCGCATGTTCGTGCAGCCTGACTACGCCGCCTCCGGTGCCTACAGGGATTTCTGGAACGCGCTCGCCGGTGGGGAATATCAGGCGGCCGAATTCCTCCGGATCGGAAAGGGCGGCAGGCACGTCTGGATCCAGGCGAGCTACAACCCAATCCTGGACCTCAACGGCAGCGTGTCCAAGGTGGTCAAATACGCCACCGACGTCACGGATCGGAAAATGGCCGTCAACATGCTTGGCGAAGGGCTTGCCCGCTTGGCGGAAGGAAACCTGACCACCAATATTGCCACGACGTTTGCCGGCGAGCTCGATACGGTCCGCGTCGCGTTCAATGAGACCGTGCGTCAGTTTTCCGATATCGTGCTCAAGCTTCGGCGCACGTCAGGCTCGCTGAAGACGGCGACCGGCGAGATTCTTGCTGGCGCCAATGATCTGTCGGAGCGTAGCACAAGGCAGGCTGCCGCCATCGAAGAAACCTCCGCTGCCATGGACCAGCTCGCGTCGACGGTTCTGGACAACGCGAAGCGGGCCGATGTGGCGAACGCCACGGCCGAGGCGGCATTCGAAGCTGCCGAGCATGGCGGGCAGGTCATGCGGGAAGCCAAGGACGCGATGAACCGGATTACGGAATCGTCGGGCAAAATCTCAAACATCATCGGCATGATCGACGATATTGCCTTCCAGACCAATCTGCTCGCGCTCAACGCCTCGGTGGAGGCCGCGCGCGCGGGCGATGCGGGCAAGGGATTTGCGGTCGTGGCGATCGAGGTTCGCCGGTTGGCGCAGTCGGCCGCGACGGCGTCCGGCGAAGTGAAGGCGCTCATCGAGCAGTCGGCCAATGAGGTCAGGAGCGGGACCAAGCTCGTTTCGGAAGCTGCCGAAGGCCTGGCCCGGATGCTCGAGGGCGTAAAAGAGAACGCGCGCCTGATCAACGGGATCGCCACGGCCAGTCAGGAGCAATCGGCGGCCATCGCCCAGGTCGGCACGGCCGTACGCCAGATGGACGAGATGACCCAGCACAATGCCGCGCTTGTCGAGCAAACCAACGCGGCGATCGAGCAAACCGAGGCACAGGCGCGTGAGCTCGATGCAATCGTGGACGTGTTCGAGATCGAAGCCGTCTCATCGCCATCGTCTTCTCATCGCAAGCGCGACACTGGGGATGGGAAGGCGAGAGCTGGCTACCTCAAACCCGTCGCTGTCGGTCAGGATTGGAGCGAGTTCTGA
- a CDS encoding nucleotidyltransferase domain-containing protein, whose translation MVAEHEKPWSPLAPAEVATLLRDAPFPWWIAGGYAIDHFVGRTIRPHGDIDVLLLPHDHEKLRRLMAGWDCWVADPPGRLRPWPLGENLAPQIHDIWCRPNPDAPWAIQFMLDDGTAGHWQSRRNAAITRPLAELGARSEAGIPYLAAEIQLFYKAKSPRPKDLLDFEAALPLLADDQREWLAKAITLAYGEGHDWLKRLG comes from the coding sequence ATGGTCGCCGAACACGAAAAGCCCTGGTCGCCCCTCGCGCCTGCCGAGGTCGCCACGCTGCTCCGCGATGCGCCGTTCCCCTGGTGGATAGCCGGCGGCTACGCCATCGATCATTTCGTCGGACGCACGATCAGGCCTCACGGCGATATCGACGTCCTGCTCCTCCCCCATGACCACGAAAAGCTGCGCAGGCTGATGGCCGGCTGGGATTGCTGGGTCGCCGACCCGCCGGGCCGGCTCCGCCCCTGGCCGTTGGGCGAAAACCTCGCCCCCCAGATCCACGACATCTGGTGCCGCCCAAATCCGGATGCTCCGTGGGCCATCCAGTTCATGCTCGACGACGGGACTGCCGGCCATTGGCAATCCCGCCGCAACGCCGCAATCACGCGGCCCCTCGCCGAACTAGGCGCGCGCAGCGAAGCGGGCATCCCCTACCTCGCCGCCGAGATCCAGCTCTTCTACAAGGCCAAATCCCCCCGCCCCAAGGACCTCCTCGACTTCGAGGCGGCCCTCCCGCTGCTCGCGGACGACCAGCGGGAATGGCTGGCCAAGGCTATCACGCTTGCCTATGGCGAAGGGCATGACTGGCTGAAGAGGCTCGGCTAG
- a CDS encoding CarD family transcriptional regulator — MVAKKPVQRLGFKTGEYIVYPAHGVGLITSIDEQEVAGLSLELFVISFEQDKLTLRVPTAKIKSVGMRKLAEEDVVKKALDTVTGRARVKRTMWSRRAQEYEAKINSGDLIAISEVVRDLYRSDDQPEQSYSERQLFEQAMDRMSREIAAVNKLTLTEAVQLIEKNLAKSPRRSKADPAEEEAA, encoded by the coding sequence ATGGTTGCCAAGAAGCCCGTCCAGCGGCTCGGATTCAAGACGGGCGAGTATATCGTCTACCCGGCCCACGGCGTTGGCCTGATCACCTCGATCGATGAGCAGGAAGTTGCGGGGCTGAGCCTCGAGCTCTTCGTCATCTCGTTTGAGCAGGACAAGCTGACGCTGCGTGTCCCCACCGCCAAGATCAAATCAGTCGGCATGCGCAAGCTCGCCGAAGAAGATGTCGTGAAAAAGGCACTCGACACCGTAACCGGTCGGGCCCGCGTCAAGCGCACCATGTGGTCGCGTCGCGCCCAGGAATATGAAGCGAAAATCAATTCGGGCGACCTGATCGCCATCTCGGAAGTCGTGCGCGATCTCTATCGCTCGGACGACCAGCCGGAGCAGTCCTATTCGGAACGCCAGCTCTTCGAGCAGGCGATGGACCGCATGAGCCGCGAGATCGCCGCCGTCAACAAGCTGACGCTGACCGAAGCCGTCCAGCTGATCGAAAAGAACCTCGCCAAGAGCCCCCGCCGCTCCAAGGCCGACCCGGCCGAGGAAGAGGCTGCATAA